Proteins co-encoded in one Leucobacter exalbidus genomic window:
- a CDS encoding LpqB family beta-propeller domain-containing protein → MQQRRRRRNARTPLARVAVLAVIALLAGCAAIPGAGNVKVGLTDLEQAEQFYQFTPQSPTAQASQEDIVRGFVAAATSNADDYAVAREFLSTEYANQWDPYYGVLIDEGSRPYRAAGDTAGVLSLSATAKVDEAGQMLPVEPGPATDMRFEFTRIDGEWRIASAPSGIILDKSMFLAIWSSHQLYFVGTNEILVPVTRWFVAGAALATEIVGALVRGPSEHMRESLHSGFPAGAVLVTKAVPVLDGRARIDMSSEVLQASPQAIAELRQQLKLSLQSIPGVNGFDLLVEGTAMSELGGGIEPELVNEIAMPTGLIDGVFGAVSGGELTPMLGFADRVGELDPQAITLSIDGTQMAVLSEPGVTRLDAAGSALLDTRAKQIAPSIDVFGFLWTATRSGELQARGGDGVAIQVPAPWLDGRKVAAVRLAPDGARIAALVASEGGAQLLIAGVVRDDQGTPIRTTDEAATELWVTGDPLDFDWVGPTKFAVLSKGATATKVTSGGPGTFSTEQGSIPGGRQLTGGGAYAQLRVLGSEGDLYAPQNSGWQRGDYDIEVLAKRG, encoded by the coding sequence ATGCAGCAGCGACGTAGGCGACGAAACGCCAGAACCCCCCTCGCGCGGGTGGCCGTGCTCGCGGTGATTGCGCTGCTCGCTGGGTGCGCCGCGATTCCCGGCGCAGGCAACGTGAAGGTCGGCCTCACCGACCTCGAACAGGCCGAGCAATTTTACCAGTTCACCCCGCAGAGCCCCACCGCCCAGGCCAGCCAAGAAGACATCGTGCGCGGCTTCGTGGCCGCGGCGACCTCGAACGCCGATGACTATGCGGTCGCGCGCGAATTCCTGTCGACCGAATATGCGAACCAGTGGGATCCGTACTACGGCGTGCTGATCGACGAGGGCAGCAGACCGTATCGCGCCGCAGGCGACACCGCCGGTGTGCTCTCGCTCAGTGCGACCGCCAAAGTTGACGAGGCGGGCCAAATGCTGCCCGTTGAACCCGGGCCCGCCACCGATATGCGGTTCGAATTTACGCGGATTGATGGCGAATGGCGCATCGCGTCGGCCCCCAGCGGCATTATTCTCGACAAGAGCATGTTCTTGGCGATCTGGAGCTCGCACCAGCTGTATTTCGTGGGCACCAACGAAATCTTGGTGCCGGTGACGCGCTGGTTTGTGGCCGGCGCTGCGCTCGCCACCGAGATTGTGGGCGCGCTCGTGAGAGGCCCCAGCGAACACATGCGCGAGTCGCTGCACAGCGGGTTTCCCGCCGGCGCCGTGCTCGTCACCAAAGCGGTGCCCGTGCTCGATGGGCGCGCACGCATCGACATGAGCAGCGAAGTGCTTCAGGCGAGCCCGCAGGCGATCGCCGAGCTGCGGCAGCAACTCAAGCTCAGCCTGCAGAGCATTCCCGGCGTGAACGGGTTTGATCTGCTGGTGGAGGGCACCGCGATGAGCGAGCTGGGCGGCGGCATTGAACCCGAGCTGGTGAACGAAATCGCGATGCCCACAGGGCTCATCGACGGGGTGTTTGGGGCCGTCTCTGGGGGCGAACTCACGCCCATGCTCGGCTTCGCTGACCGGGTGGGGGAGCTCGACCCGCAGGCCATCACGCTCTCGATCGACGGCACGCAGATGGCTGTGCTGTCTGAGCCGGGGGTGACGCGTCTCGACGCGGCCGGCAGCGCGCTGCTTGACACCCGAGCCAAACAGATCGCGCCCTCGATCGACGTGTTTGGGTTTCTGTGGACCGCCACGCGCTCGGGCGAACTGCAGGCGCGCGGCGGCGATGGCGTTGCGATTCAGGTGCCGGCGCCGTGGCTTGACGGCCGCAAGGTGGCTGCTGTGCGCCTGGCCCCAGACGGGGCACGCATCGCGGCGCTGGTTGCCAGCGAGGGCGGCGCGCAGCTGCTCATCGCCGGGGTCGTGCGCGACGATCAGGGCACCCCGATCCGCACCACCGACGAAGCCGCCACCGAGCTGTGGGTGACGGGGGATCCGCTCGATTTTGACTGGGTGGGGCCCACGAAGTTTGCGGTGCTCTCGAAGGGGGCGACCGCCACGAAGGTGACGAGCGGCGGCCCTGGCACGTTCAGCACCGAGCAGGGCTCGATTCCGGGTGGGCGCCAGCTCACCGGCGGCGGAGCCTACGCGCAGCTGCGCGTACTCGGCAGCGAAGGCGACCTGTACGCGCCGCAGAACAGCGGCTGGCAGCGCGGCGACTACGACATCGAGGTGCTCGCTAAACGCGGCTGA
- a CDS encoding ComF family protein yields MAVTPAAPTTAPLATTARELLADLGALVWPVACVSCGAADRALCDPCRTRLRTAAPLAYESVLAPVPAYARGPYAGELRAVVVAYKHEQRTGFARVLGEQLAHPLVRALSHASEPPLLIAAPSRASQLRARGFRHVDAMIAAAMKHDPDRATLMRALTSTRGRRSQVGLDAATRAQNAARIAVRRSCHARLRGREVIVVDDIMTTGATVRAACEALQAVGARVIAAAVLASVSYEGTPGK; encoded by the coding sequence ATGGCTGTCACCCCCGCCGCACCGACTACCGCACCGCTCGCCACCACGGCACGCGAGCTGCTCGCTGACCTTGGCGCGCTCGTATGGCCGGTGGCCTGTGTGAGCTGCGGCGCCGCAGATCGGGCGCTGTGCGATCCTTGTCGCACTCGGCTGCGCACGGCGGCGCCCCTCGCATACGAGAGCGTGCTCGCACCGGTGCCGGCGTACGCGCGCGGCCCCTATGCGGGCGAGCTGCGCGCCGTGGTCGTAGCGTACAAACACGAGCAGCGCACCGGGTTCGCCCGCGTGCTCGGTGAACAGCTTGCGCATCCGCTTGTCCGCGCCCTCAGCCACGCCTCCGAACCGCCGCTGCTCATCGCGGCGCCCTCACGCGCGAGCCAGCTGCGAGCCCGCGGGTTTCGACACGTCGACGCGATGATTGCGGCGGCCATGAAACATGATCCGGATCGCGCAACGCTCATGCGTGCCCTCACATCGACCCGGGGGCGACGCAGCCAGGTCGGCCTCGACGCTGCGACCCGCGCCCAAAATGCGGCTCGAATCGCCGTGCGCAGATCGTGCCACGCCCGCCTGCGCGGGCGAGAAGTGATTGTGGTCGATGACATTATGACGACCGGGGCGACCGTGCGCGCGGCCTGCGAGGCCTTGCAAGCTGTGGGAGCGCGCGTGATTGCGGCGGCCGTTCTCGCTTCGGTGTCGTACGAGGGAACGCCCGGAAAATAA
- the hpf gene encoding ribosome hibernation-promoting factor, HPF/YfiA family yields the protein MDVNIRGKNVGITDRFEDYVGTKSEKVAGLLPKAQKFEVKVSRLSDKSPQHGDVVEITLVGPGPVIRAESFGGDKYTAFDMAYGRVLERIRRMKDRRHDRRGAGRTSLGDAAAAGFEMVDVTPAPLEVLEAVAAGVAPLVTETEEEIYSPVVIRTKEFPAESLSVDDAVDQMELVGHDFFLFVETESGKPSVVYRRKGWNYGVISLAE from the coding sequence ATGGACGTGAACATCCGCGGCAAGAACGTCGGTATCACTGATCGTTTTGAAGACTATGTCGGTACCAAGTCTGAGAAGGTGGCTGGCCTGCTGCCTAAAGCTCAGAAGTTCGAGGTGAAGGTTTCTCGGCTTTCTGACAAGAGCCCGCAGCACGGCGACGTCGTAGAAATCACGCTCGTTGGCCCCGGCCCCGTGATTCGCGCAGAGTCGTTCGGCGGTGACAAGTACACCGCATTCGATATGGCATACGGCCGCGTGCTCGAGCGCATTCGCCGCATGAAGGACCGTCGCCATGACCGTCGTGGCGCAGGCCGCACCTCACTGGGCGACGCCGCCGCAGCCGGGTTCGAAATGGTCGACGTCACCCCTGCACCGCTTGAGGTGCTTGAAGCTGTCGCAGCCGGTGTCGCGCCCCTCGTGACCGAGACCGAAGAAGAGATCTACTCGCCCGTGGTGATTCGCACCAAGGAGTTTCCGGCCGAAAGCCTCAGCGTGGACGACGCCGTCGACCAGATGGAGCTGGTCGGGCACGACTTCTTCCTGTTTGTCGAAACCGAATCGGGGAAGCCGAGTGTGGTGTACCGCCGCAAGGGCTGGAACTACGGTGTGATCTCGCTCGCTGAGTAG
- the secA gene encoding preprotein translocase subunit SecA encodes MATVLEKLLRVGEGRTLRKLERQAKLVSDLESSFADLSDEELRDETKEFRARLAAGETLDDLLPEAFAAVREAARRTIGLHPFPVQVMGGANLHLGNISEMKTGEGKTLVATMPAYLNALAGKGVHVVTVNDYLASYQSELMGRIFRALGMTTGCIVSGQDPATRRTQYEADITYGTNNEFGFDYLRDNMASTAEERVQRGHFFAVIDEVDSILIDEARTPLIISGPASGDANRWFGEFSRIARKMKVGVDYEVDEKKRTIGVLEPGIEKVEDYLGITNLYESVNTPLISFLNNSLKANALFTRDKDYVVLNGEVMIVDEHTGRILAGRRYNEGMHQAIEAKEGVQVKAENQMLATVTLQNYFRLYEKLSGMTGTAETEASEFMSTYKLGVVPIPTNRTMQRKDQPDFVFKNEQAKFQAAVDDIAERHKNGQPVLVGTTSVEKSEYLSRLLAKAGVRHEVLNAKNHAREAAIIAQAGRLGSVTVATNMAGRGTDIMLGGNAEFLAVQEMAARGLSTEDDSDAYEAAWDDVFAAVKETVGTEAEKVSAAGGLYVLGTERHESRRIDNQLRGRSGRQGDPGESRFYLSLADDLMRLFNSGAAAALMNRDSFPDDLAIESKVVSRAIQSAQSQVEGRNAEIRKNVLKYDDVLDRQRKSIYGDRQQILDGEEIESRISSFRESTIDAILDSHGGTGEDWDFDALWADLKQVYQVGITVDELLAEAGTSKVDKSFLRREILSDAEVAYTNREEALGTEAMRELERRVVLATIDRRWRDHLYEMEYLKEGIGLRAMAQRDPLVEYQREGFTMFSGMMGQIKEESMGLLYNLEVKVRPAEGPQDHVHLEGGGLEDTKSPDTAKLTYSAPDEDGAPAQSGAAGKKTRGAFGQQTDGGEVGEPQNRADRRSTKKK; translated from the coding sequence GTGGCAACAGTTCTCGAGAAGCTGCTTCGCGTCGGCGAAGGCCGCACGCTGCGAAAGCTTGAGCGTCAGGCGAAACTCGTCAGCGACCTCGAATCATCGTTCGCCGATCTGAGCGACGAAGAATTGCGTGACGAAACCAAAGAGTTTCGTGCGCGACTAGCGGCGGGCGAGACGCTCGACGACCTACTTCCTGAGGCATTTGCTGCGGTGCGCGAGGCTGCGCGCCGCACCATCGGCCTCCACCCGTTCCCCGTACAGGTGATGGGCGGTGCAAACCTCCACCTGGGCAACATCTCTGAAATGAAGACTGGTGAGGGTAAGACGCTCGTCGCCACCATGCCGGCCTACCTCAATGCCCTCGCAGGCAAGGGTGTGCACGTGGTGACGGTGAACGATTACCTCGCGAGCTACCAGAGCGAGCTCATGGGCCGCATCTTCCGCGCGCTCGGCATGACCACCGGTTGCATCGTGTCGGGCCAAGACCCCGCCACCCGTCGCACCCAGTACGAAGCAGACATCACCTACGGCACGAATAACGAGTTCGGCTTCGATTACCTGCGCGACAACATGGCTTCAACGGCAGAAGAGCGTGTGCAGCGTGGCCACTTCTTCGCCGTCATCGATGAGGTCGACTCGATTCTGATCGATGAGGCGCGTACGCCGCTCATCATCTCGGGCCCTGCCTCGGGCGACGCAAACCGCTGGTTTGGCGAGTTCTCGCGCATCGCACGCAAGATGAAGGTCGGCGTTGACTACGAAGTCGACGAGAAGAAGCGCACCATCGGTGTGCTCGAACCGGGCATCGAAAAGGTCGAGGACTACCTCGGCATCACGAACCTGTACGAATCAGTAAACACCCCGCTGATCTCGTTCTTGAACAACTCGCTCAAGGCCAACGCCCTGTTCACCCGCGACAAGGACTACGTCGTGTTGAACGGCGAGGTCATGATCGTTGATGAGCACACCGGCCGCATCCTCGCCGGGCGCCGCTACAACGAGGGCATGCACCAGGCCATCGAGGCGAAGGAAGGCGTGCAGGTCAAGGCCGAGAACCAGATGCTCGCCACCGTCACGCTGCAGAACTACTTCCGTCTCTACGAGAAGCTCTCGGGCATGACGGGTACCGCCGAAACTGAGGCGAGCGAGTTCATGTCAACGTACAAGCTCGGTGTGGTGCCGATTCCGACGAACCGCACCATGCAGCGCAAGGACCAGCCCGACTTCGTGTTCAAGAACGAACAGGCGAAGTTCCAGGCCGCCGTTGACGATATCGCTGAGCGCCACAAGAACGGTCAGCCGGTACTCGTGGGTACCACCAGCGTTGAGAAGAGCGAGTACCTCTCGCGGCTGCTCGCCAAGGCTGGCGTGCGCCACGAAGTGTTGAACGCGAAGAACCACGCGCGTGAAGCCGCGATCATCGCGCAGGCTGGTCGCCTCGGCAGCGTCACCGTTGCCACCAACATGGCCGGCCGCGGTACCGACATCATGCTCGGCGGCAACGCCGAGTTCCTCGCCGTGCAAGAAATGGCTGCGCGCGGGCTGTCCACCGAAGACGATTCAGACGCCTACGAGGCCGCCTGGGACGACGTGTTCGCCGCGGTGAAGGAAACCGTGGGCACCGAAGCCGAGAAGGTTTCGGCGGCAGGCGGACTGTACGTGCTCGGCACCGAGCGCCACGAGTCACGCCGCATCGATAACCAGCTGCGCGGCCGTTCAGGCCGTCAGGGTGACCCCGGCGAGAGCCGCTTCTACCTGTCGCTCGCTGACGACCTGATGCGCCTGTTCAACTCGGGCGCCGCTGCGGCCCTGATGAACCGCGACAGCTTCCCCGACGATCTCGCGATCGAGTCGAAGGTGGTGTCACGTGCCATTCAGAGCGCACAGAGCCAGGTCGAAGGCCGCAACGCCGAGATTCGCAAGAACGTCTTGAAGTATGACGATGTGCTCGACCGTCAGCGCAAGTCGATCTACGGCGACCGCCAACAGATCCTTGACGGCGAAGAGATCGAAAGCCGTATCTCGTCGTTCCGCGAGTCAACGATCGACGCGATCCTCGACTCACACGGCGGCACCGGCGAAGACTGGGATTTCGACGCGCTGTGGGCTGACCTCAAGCAGGTCTACCAGGTCGGCATCACCGTTGACGAGCTGCTCGCCGAGGCCGGCACCTCGAAGGTGGATAAGTCATTCTTGCGCCGCGAAATCTTGTCTGACGCCGAGGTCGCGTACACGAACCGTGAAGAAGCGCTCGGCACTGAAGCTATGCGCGAGCTCGAGCGTCGCGTCGTGCTCGCCACGATCGACCGCCGCTGGCGCGATCACCTCTACGAGATGGAATACCTCAAGGAGGGCATCGGCCTGCGCGCGATGGCTCAGCGCGATCCGCTCGTCGAGTACCAGCGCGAGGGCTTCACCATGTTCTCGGGCATGATGGGTCAGATCAAGGAGGAGTCCATGGGGCTGCTCTACAACCTCGAGGTTAAGGTTCGCCCGGCCGAGGGTCCCCAGGATCACGTCCACCTTGAGGGTGGCGGGCTCGAAGATACCAAGAGCCCCGACACGGCAAAGCTCACCTACAGTGCACCCGACGAAGATGGTGCACCGGCTCAGAGTGGCGCGGCTGGAAAGAAGACGCGTGGCGCCTTCGGCCAGCAGACCGACGGCGGCGAAGTGGGCGAGCCTCAAAATCGCGCCGATCGTCGCTCCACCAAGAAGAAGTAG
- a CDS encoding DsbA family protein, with the protein MANESNTRLTKNERRAQAREQARIAREQEKKREKRSRLFLQGGIVLGVLAVLAIVGLVLTQTMKPAGPGPENMASGGAVFTKDLKVVETGALQPDTERVAPEVDRKELPLDVTTYVDYMCPACGAFEQQYGTMLENYVGSGDINLQVFPINFLDGTSKGTKYSTRAANLFSCVVEQDPDVAFKLHNRLLSAEVQPAEGTTGLTDEQLIDQAKEAGAEVTTELKQCVKDKTFAGFIDGNWKQVSETGLLGLAKGELMLSADGVNFQAEGPQRLQSTPTVIVNGKQWNQARDGDLESYLLKVKGEFEQKADSEKSTKS; encoded by the coding sequence ATGGCTAACGAATCTAATACTCGCCTCACCAAAAACGAGCGACGTGCCCAGGCGCGTGAACAGGCTCGCATTGCACGCGAGCAGGAGAAGAAGCGCGAGAAGCGCAGCCGGCTGTTCCTCCAGGGCGGTATCGTCCTGGGTGTGCTCGCCGTGCTCGCAATCGTGGGCCTCGTTCTCACGCAGACCATGAAACCCGCGGGCCCCGGCCCCGAGAACATGGCCTCGGGCGGCGCGGTGTTCACGAAGGACCTGAAGGTCGTTGAGACCGGCGCACTGCAGCCCGACACCGAGCGCGTTGCGCCCGAGGTTGACCGCAAGGAGCTGCCGCTCGATGTGACCACCTACGTGGATTACATGTGCCCGGCGTGTGGTGCGTTTGAGCAGCAGTACGGCACCATGCTCGAGAACTATGTGGGCTCGGGCGACATTAACCTGCAGGTCTTCCCCATCAACTTCCTCGATGGCACCTCGAAGGGTACGAAGTACTCGACTCGTGCAGCGAACCTGTTCAGCTGCGTGGTTGAGCAGGACCCCGACGTCGCGTTCAAGCTGCACAATCGTCTGCTGAGCGCAGAGGTACAGCCCGCTGAGGGCACCACCGGCCTCACCGATGAACAGCTGATCGATCAGGCGAAGGAAGCTGGCGCCGAGGTCACCACCGAGCTGAAGCAGTGCGTGAAGGACAAGACGTTCGCTGGTTTCATCGATGGTAACTGGAAGCAGGTCAGCGAGACCGGTCTGCTGGGTCTTGCCAAGGGCGAGCTGATGCTCAGCGCAGATGGTGTGAACTTCCAGGCCGAAGGCCCGCAGCGTTTGCAGTCAACCCCGACCGTGATCGTCAACGGTAAGCAGTGGAACCAGGCTCGCGATGGCGACCTCGAGTCCTACCTACTGAAGGTCAAGGGCGAGTTCGAACAGAAGGCCGATTCTGAGAAGTCGACCAAGTCCTAG
- a CDS encoding DMT family transporter encodes MRAKLRVWAALVGSGLAGVLVALQSRINGGLSQHLGNGFVTAAASFASGLLILSILMVCSRRGRRGLTLLKAEVKSKRLPVWALFGGAGGALFVLNQGLVAPITGLALFTVGIVAGQVLGGLVLDRAGLGPGGRIDPTLPRVLGTALAVVGVIVSVGTGGGSVVWLVIFPVIVGVGVAGQSMVNGLVRAAAHSALASTFMNFIVGTTLLVFFAIISVVATGWPTAWPTEPWYYLGGATGTIFIAIAAMLVRTAGVLLLSMSNVAGQLIAAVLFENATPLAGGLSTGMLIGSAVALLAVAVAALPSRTRGTQK; translated from the coding sequence GTGCGTGCAAAATTGAGGGTCTGGGCAGCGCTAGTGGGCTCGGGGCTCGCTGGCGTGCTGGTGGCGTTGCAGTCCCGTATCAACGGCGGGCTTAGCCAACACCTGGGCAATGGGTTTGTGACCGCGGCAGCATCGTTTGCCTCGGGGCTACTCATTTTGAGTATTTTGATGGTGTGCTCCCGGCGTGGACGGCGCGGGCTCACCCTTTTGAAAGCCGAAGTGAAGTCGAAGCGGCTGCCCGTGTGGGCGCTGTTTGGTGGGGCTGGCGGGGCACTGTTTGTGCTGAACCAAGGGCTCGTGGCACCCATCACCGGGCTCGCCCTGTTCACCGTCGGCATTGTCGCGGGGCAAGTGCTTGGCGGCCTCGTGCTCGACCGGGCGGGGCTCGGGCCTGGCGGCCGCATCGATCCCACGCTGCCACGCGTGCTGGGTACCGCGCTCGCGGTCGTCGGCGTCATCGTCTCGGTGGGCACCGGCGGCGGCTCAGTCGTGTGGCTCGTGATCTTCCCCGTGATTGTGGGCGTGGGGGTGGCCGGCCAGTCGATGGTCAACGGGCTGGTGCGCGCCGCAGCGCACAGCGCGCTCGCCTCAACCTTCATGAACTTCATCGTGGGCACCACGCTGCTGGTGTTCTTCGCGATCATCTCGGTCGTGGCCACGGGCTGGCCCACCGCTTGGCCCACTGAGCCCTGGTACTACCTCGGCGGCGCGACCGGCACCATCTTTATTGCTATCGCGGCGATGCTCGTGCGTACCGCAGGTGTGTTGCTGCTGAGCATGTCAAACGTGGCCGGCCAGCTGATTGCCGCGGTGCTTTTCGAGAACGCGACACCGCTCGCGGGCGGCCTCTCAACCGGCATGCTGATCGGATCTGCCGTAGCGCTGTTGGCGGTGGCCGTGGCCGCACTGCCGTCGCGTACGCGCGGCACACAAAAATAA
- a CDS encoding nitroreductase family protein translates to MTQALEALVRRRSHSKLIDPAPSHDELSQLVAAMTSVADHSGLRPWRLIELRGEARTVLGEALAKASDARDAEKLIKKAHRAPLVIAIVASPRDSSKVPQWEQEAVASGVAHFLTLMLDEAGWGVIWRTGSHTRSRAVHRAHQLEKHEYLLGWLYVGSVPGRKDQEKPRKPLDLQKHLSAL, encoded by the coding sequence GTGACCCAGGCGCTCGAAGCGCTGGTGCGACGTAGGTCGCACTCGAAACTCATTGATCCGGCGCCATCGCATGACGAGCTCTCGCAGCTCGTCGCCGCGATGACAAGCGTCGCCGATCATTCGGGGCTGCGCCCCTGGCGCCTCATCGAGCTGCGCGGCGAGGCCCGCACAGTTTTGGGCGAGGCTCTCGCCAAGGCCTCCGATGCGCGCGATGCCGAGAAGCTCATCAAGAAGGCGCACCGCGCTCCCCTGGTGATCGCGATCGTCGCGAGCCCCCGCGACAGCAGCAAAGTGCCGCAGTGGGAACAGGAGGCGGTCGCTTCAGGTGTCGCCCACTTCCTCACCCTGATGCTCGACGAAGCGGGCTGGGGCGTGATCTGGCGCACCGGATCACACACCCGCAGCCGCGCGGTACACCGCGCGCACCAGCTCGAGAAGCACGAGTATCTACTCGGTTGGCTCTACGTGGGTTCGGTGCCGGGCCGCAAGGATCAGGAGAAGCCGCGCAAACCGCTTGACCTGCAGAAGCACCTGTCGGCGCTCTAA
- the msrB gene encoding peptide-methionine (R)-S-oxide reductase MsrB: MAHEDNTNNYPFQLSEDEWRDRLGIAEYAVLRESATERPGTGELLNEERAGLYTCRGCNNELFIAGTKFDSGCGWPSFYESVREGAVEYIEDMSMGTMRTEVRCANCGSHLGHVFPDGFGTPTGNRYCMNSLALGFTPEDEA; encoded by the coding sequence GTGGCACACGAAGACAACACGAATAACTACCCGTTCCAGCTCAGCGAAGACGAGTGGCGCGACCGACTCGGCATCGCCGAGTACGCCGTACTGCGCGAATCGGCTACCGAGCGCCCCGGCACCGGTGAACTCCTCAACGAAGAGCGCGCAGGTCTCTACACCTGCCGCGGCTGCAACAATGAGCTCTTCATCGCGGGCACCAAGTTTGACTCGGGCTGCGGCTGGCCCAGCTTCTACGAGAGCGTGCGCGAGGGCGCCGTTGAGTACATCGAAGATATGTCGATGGGTACTATGCGCACCGAGGTGCGCTGCGCCAACTGCGGGTCGCACCTCGGCCACGTATTTCCCGACGGCTTTGGCACTCCCACCGGCAACCGTTACTGCATGAACTCCCTCGCGCTCGGCTTCACGCCCGAGGACGAGGCGTGA
- a CDS encoding LPXTG cell wall anchor domain-containing protein has protein sequence MTAQKSLRKKLVTAFATATTALVAAAGLAFVPMAAHAVDAPVPTVSASVTNASETGLDLSATVSGIVLRAGADVPDSGKDDQGVYVAVIEKDLVGELANGSDAALVADFAYMRSITDGAVTRNISVPAAELDRAKEYVVVSWLAHGTLNDDRFIGQADLVVSDAQWDAVFPPVVASVTNASETGLDLSATVSGIVLRAGADVPDSGKDDQGVYVAVIEKDLVGELANGSDAALVADFAYMRSITDGAVTRNISVPAAELDRAKEYVVVSWLAHGTLNDDRFIGQADLVVSDAQWDAVFPPVVASVTNASETGLDLSATVSGIVLRAGADVPDSGKDDQGVYVAVIEKDLVGELANGSDAALVADFAYMRSITDGAVTRNISVPAAELDRAKEYVVVSWLAHGTLNDDRFIGQADLVVSDAQWDAVFPSEAPETPAPVVEIIGASNGEIIQGAEVVFEGTNFVADETVHVAVHSDPIELGAFGADSAGTVSVPWTVPADFETGAHEVIFTPETGEAISLAFTVAAADAEEGTDGTDGTDGTDGTDGTDETDGTDAPAESDPDGSGTSGGDETSEGSGTAEGASGNSDAGNVANSAVKAANTTGAPALATTGAGSLAALTAAGVVAVLVGAGILFVRRRSVSAE, from the coding sequence ATGACTGCACAGAAGAGCTTACGAAAGAAGCTCGTAACTGCGTTTGCAACAGCAACAACTGCCTTAGTTGCTGCTGCAGGTCTGGCTTTCGTGCCGATGGCTGCCCACGCGGTAGACGCACCAGTTCCCACGGTGAGCGCTTCGGTGACGAATGCTTCTGAGACTGGCTTGGATCTGAGTGCGACGGTTTCTGGCATCGTGTTGCGTGCCGGTGCTGATGTACCTGACTCGGGCAAGGATGACCAGGGTGTGTATGTTGCTGTGATCGAGAAGGATCTTGTTGGCGAGTTGGCTAACGGTTCTGACGCTGCATTGGTTGCTGATTTTGCGTACATGAGGTCCATTACTGATGGTGCTGTAACGCGTAACATCTCGGTTCCTGCTGCAGAGCTTGATCGCGCGAAGGAATATGTTGTTGTGTCGTGGCTTGCTCATGGCACCTTGAATGATGACCGTTTCATTGGTCAGGCTGATCTTGTGGTTTCTGATGCTCAGTGGGATGCAGTGTTCCCTCCTGTTGTGGCTTCGGTGACGAATGCTTCTGAGACTGGCTTGGATCTGAGTGCGACGGTTTCTGGCATCGTGTTGCGTGCCGGTGCTGATGTACCTGACTCGGGCAAGGATGACCAGGGTGTGTATGTTGCTGTGATCGAGAAGGATCTTGTTGGCGAGTTGGCTAACGGTTCTGACGCTGCATTGGTTGCTGATTTTGCGTACATGAGGTCCATTACTGATGGTGCTGTAACGCGTAACATCTCGGTTCCTGCTGCAGAGCTTGATCGCGCGAAGGAATATGTTGTTGTGTCGTGGCTTGCTCATGGCACCTTGAACGATGACCGTTTCATTGGTCAGGCTGATCTTGTGGTTTCTGATGCTCAGTGGGATGCAGTGTTCCCTCCTGTTGTGGCTTCGGTGACGAATGCTTCTGAGACTGGCTTGGATCTGAGTGCGACGGTTTCTGGCATCGTGTTGCGTGCCGGTGCTGATGTACCTGACTCGGGCAAGGATGACCAGGGTGTGTATGTTGCTGTGATCGAGAAGGATCTTGTTGGCGAGTTGGCTAACGGTTCTGACGCTGCATTGGTTGCTGATTTTGCGTACATGAGGTCCATTACTGATGGTGCTGTAACGCGTAACATCTCGGTTCCTGCTGCAGAGCTTGATCGCGCGAAGGAATATGTTGTTGTGTCGTGGCTTGCTCATGGCACCTTGAACGATGACCGTTTCATTGGTCAGGCTGATCTTGTGGTTTCTGATGCTCAGTGGGATGCAGTGTTCCCGTCAGAAGCGCCTGAAACACCTGCACCGGTCGTTGAAATCATCGGAGCCTCGAACGGTGAAATCATTCAGGGCGCTGAAGTTGTATTCGAAGGTACGAACTTCGTAGCTGATGAAACGGTGCATGTCGCTGTGCACAGCGATCCGATCGAGCTCGGAGCCTTTGGTGCAGATTCAGCTGGGACCGTGTCAGTACCTTGGACCGTACCGGCCGACTTTGAGACCGGTGCTCACGAAGTTATTTTCACTCCCGAGACCGGCGAAGCGATTAGCCTGGCCTTCACTGTGGCTGCTGCAGACGCAGAAGAAGGCACCGATGGCACCGATGGAACTGACGGTACCGATGGAACTGACGGAACTGATGAGACCGACGGAACTGATGCTCCTGCAGAATCAGATCCTGACGGATCTGGTACTTCTGGCGGAGACGAAACTTCTGAGGGCAGCGGAACTGCAGAAGGCGCTTCTGGAAACTCTGACGCAGGAAATGTAGCCAACTCGGCAGTCAAGGCAGCGAACACTACCGGTGCACCTGCACTGGCTACGACCGGTGCAGGTAGCCTCGCGGCGCTTACCGCAGCTGGTGTGGTTGCGGTATTGGTCGGTGCTGGCATCCTGTTCGTGCGTCGTCGCAGCGTATCTGCTGAGTAA